The following coding sequences are from one Eucalyptus grandis isolate ANBG69807.140 chromosome 11, ASM1654582v1, whole genome shotgun sequence window:
- the LOC104425922 gene encoding uncharacterized protein LOC104425922: MDKGVQRMERHPANGLGGIGRPPPKSGHGGKYTWEGPEDPAESELAPMPPAIDEKDPNYVDEEAEEKVIRGEDGEVAGLVVGEVEVPKAHEVGVARIKVDPNLKVFQQED; the protein is encoded by the coding sequence ATGGACAAGGGCGTGCAGCGGATGGAGCGCCACCCCGCCAATGGCCTCGGCGGCATCGGCCGCCCACCGCCCAAGTCCGGTCACGGCGGCAAGTACACGTGGGAGGGGCCGGAGGATCCAGCAGAGAGCGAGCTGGCCCCGATGCCGCCGGCAATTGATGAGAAGGACCCGAACTACGTGGACGAGGAAGCGGAGGAGAAGGTGATCAGAGGGGAGGACGGGGAGGTGGCCGGGCTGGTGGTGGGGGAGGTGGAGGTGCCCAAGGCTCACGAGGTCGGGGTCGCAAGGATCAAAGTTGATCCTAACTTGAAGGTGTTTCAACAGGAGGATTGA